The genomic interval AGGCCTAAAAATATACAGGAACTTAATGAGTATTTAGGGTAATATTGTAGTAGTTTGATTTTATTAATAATTCACACTACTTGCATAATTACCGAACATTATATTTACTTTTCAAAAAAATATTCGTGTTTTATTGACGGTTGGAATTTCTGATGTTACTATGTGTTAGTAAAAATTAAATACGGTTCTCGTATAATCCTGGGAATATGGCCCAAAAGTTTCTACCAAGCTACCATAAATAGCTTGACTACGAGGTTGTGTATATAAATATGGAGATAAATTCACTTTTTATTCCTATTATCTACCTATCTGAAGTCAAGCTCCGGTGTATCTTGGGGCTTTTTTATTTTTTTACAAGTGACTATTTTAATATGAATATATTAGGAGGAGTATTTCAATGAAAAAAGGTAGTAAGAATATAGTAATTCGTTTTTCAGGAATGGTCTATATTTCTAAGCCTTAAAAAGAGGCCTAAGAATAGGATACAAGGAGGAATTACTGATGCATGGGAATACTGCTAAAAAAATAGAATTACAAGCTGAAAATACTGCAGTAATAAATGAAAAATATCTAGATCCTAAAAAATGGCATAAGCAAGATACTACCTGGGCATTGAGCCTTTTTGGAACAGCAATTGGAGCAGGAGTGCTCTTTTTACCTATTAATGCAGGTTCAGGAGGTTTATTATCATTACTGTTAATTACCATACTTGCATTTCCTGTAATGTATTATTCGCATAGGGCACTTGCTAAAATGATATACGCTTCCAATTCTGCTGAAGAGGGGATTACAGGTACGATAAGAGAGTATTTTGGAAAAAAGGCAAGTGTAATTTTTAACATCGTATATTTCTTCTCCATTTATACAATAGTGCTGATGTATTCGGTTGCACTTACAAATACAGCAAGTAGTTTCATCGTGAATCAATTGCACATGAAAGAGCCTCCAAGGGCCATTCTATCGCTTGTATTAGTACTCGGTCTTATAGCTATATTGAATTTTGGTCAAGATATCACTGTAAAGATAATGAGTATGCTAGTCTATCCTTTCATAGCTTCTCTGCTTTTTATCGCAATATCTTTGATTCCACAGTGGAATACGTCAATGCTTAGTTTTTCAAGTGTTTCAACAGGAACGGGATATTTTGGAGTGATATGGATGATACTACCAATCATAGTATTCTCGTTTAATCATTCTCCTATAATATCGTCATTTGTTATGAAACAGAGAGCAACCTATGGAATAGAAGCTACTGACGCCAAAAGTGCTCAAATACAAAAAGTTTGTTATATAATGACATTCTCGGTTGTTATGTTCTTTGTTTGGAGCAGTGTCTTGAGTTTGACTCCAAATGATCTTGTAATGGCAAAAGAACAGAACTTGTCAATATTATCATATCTTGCTAATGAGCTTAATTCGCCTATTATCACTATTGCAGCTCCTATCATTGCTTTTGTGGCCATAACAAAGTCCTTCCTTGGCCATTATGTAGGAGCATATGAGGTAATGCGTGACATGATTATTGAGTACAGTAAAGCACGCGGAAAAGATGTAAAAGAAAAAACAGTTAAGACAATGATCCTTGTTTTTGTCGTATTAACATGCTGGTATGTTGCTTATGCAAATCCAAGTATTCTTGGACTCATTGATACCCTCAGCGGTCCGCTAGTTGCTGCTATCTTATGTGTATTACCAATGTATACAATCCGTAAAGTACCTGTACTAGCTAAATACAGAGGGAAAATGAGCAATGTGTTTGTCATTGTTGTAGGTGTGCTCACTGTCCTAGCAAGTATTAAAGCATTTTTCTAATTCACTATTGTTGTATAAATAGCGTCGTAGTTTTCAAGTATGAAGAGTGTCAAGACTTTCTTTTCATTCAATTCACTTTTTCTGGAAAATAAGCGGCTGTGTACTGCTGAATGTACGTTGAAAAATGCTAACATGTTGCTAACGCAATCAAGTGGAAAAAGGTAAATTTTCGTTAAAAATGTTACACCTCATATTCAGAAAAAACTTGATATACCGCACTTTCTGCACACAACGTTAACGATATTACACATTCTCATCTTACGGGCGGCATGATGTAATATCCGCTTATGACACGAAAAGATCTACTCTATTTGGAGTAGATCTTTTTTGTATGATTTCTTTAGTAATGATTCAGCACTAGTGAAACGGATGTACAGAATTCCAGTTTGTAAATTTCCTTTGAAGAAAACATTAAAAAAAACAGGAAAAAAAGACCATCAATAATCGGGGAAAATTCCCGTTGAATAGCAAAGTGATTACCTGTTTTTGTGAAAAATATCCTCTTATAAGCTGAAAGCCCAATCTACTATTTTATTATCCTTTACTATCAGGTTAACTACTTTATTTACAAATATTAACAACGAATTAACAAATATTCACTATAATCAACGTCGTGGTTAAGAAATTCAATCCGAGAGGGGAAGAGAATCATGACGAATGAGAGATCTTTGGACGAATTAGTGAGAAAGTTTACCCAAGAAAATTTGAACAAGAATGTTGATCGCCGCAGCTTCCTGCAAGGTGCAGGAAAAGTTGCAGGATTGTCCCTGGGACTGGCTATCGCTAATTCAATGGGTGGATTTAAGGTAGAGGCTGCTCCAGTTTTCAAGGAATATCCTTTTACACTTGGTGTCGCCTCTGGTGATCCGTTATCTGACAGTGTTGTATTGTGGACAAGACTGGCTCCGGATCCGTTAAACGGCGGGGGAATGGCGTCTCATATCGTTCCGGTCCAATGGGAACTCGCGACCGATGAAAACTTCCGCAACATCATTCAACGGGGAACAGAACATGCCTCACCAAACCTTGCACACTCTGTCCACGTTGAAGTAAGCGGTCTGAAGGCGAATACCGTATATTATTACCGTTTCAAGAGCGGAAATGAACTTAGCCCAGTTGGAAGAACAAAAACCCTTCCGGCTCCTGGCGCCAGCGTAGCCAGCATGACGTTTGCTTTTGCTTCCTGCCAGCAGTTTGAGCACGGCTATTATACGGCGTACAAGCATATGGCAAAAGAGGATCTTGATCTAGTGTTCCATCTCGGAGATTACATATATGAATATGGTACAAACGAATATCTATCGCCAACAGGCAATGTGCGTGCCCATCAGGGCGATGAAATCATTACGATTGAAGATTATCGCAACCGCTATGCTCAATATCGTTCAGATGAACATCTTAGGGCTGCACACGCTTCTTTCCCGTGGATTGTGACTTGGGATGACCATGAAGTAGAGAACAACTACGCCAATGTTATTCCTGAAAAAAACCAATCTGTTGAAGAATTTATTAAGCGCCGTGCCGCTGCTTACCAGGCCTATTACGAGCATATGCCGCTGCGCAAGTCTTCATTGCCTCACGATGGCGGCATGCAATTATACCGCGATTTTAGCTATGGCGATTTGGCAAATTTCTATGTTCTTGACACTCGTCAATACCGTGATGATCAAGCAAATGGCGATGGATCGAAAGCACATACAGCGGAATCCTTGGATCCAAACCGGACTCTTCTTGGACCAGAGCAGGAAAAATGGCTGCTCGATAATCTGGGAAACTCGAAATCTCAATGGAATGTCCTTGCCCAGCAGATTTTCTTTGCAGAGCGTAAATCAGGATCCAGCACAGCACCAAAATTCAGCATGGATTCCTGGGACGGTTATCCGGCCGCACGCCAGCATATTACCAACTTTGTTGCCAGCAGAGACATCAACAACATAATTGTTCTAACTGGGGATGTCCATGCAAGTTGGGCTTCGAACCTGACGACTGATTACAACAATCCGGAG from Peribacillus asahii carries:
- a CDS encoding aromatic amino acid transport family protein, producing the protein MHGNTAKKIELQAENTAVINEKYLDPKKWHKQDTTWALSLFGTAIGAGVLFLPINAGSGGLLSLLLITILAFPVMYYSHRALAKMIYASNSAEEGITGTIREYFGKKASVIFNIVYFFSIYTIVLMYSVALTNTASSFIVNQLHMKEPPRAILSLVLVLGLIAILNFGQDITVKIMSMLVYPFIASLLFIAISLIPQWNTSMLSFSSVSTGTGYFGVIWMILPIIVFSFNHSPIISSFVMKQRATYGIEATDAKSAQIQKVCYIMTFSVVMFFVWSSVLSLTPNDLVMAKEQNLSILSYLANELNSPIITIAAPIIAFVAITKSFLGHYVGAYEVMRDMIIEYSKARGKDVKEKTVKTMILVFVVLTCWYVAYANPSILGLIDTLSGPLVAAILCVLPMYTIRKVPVLAKYRGKMSNVFVIVVGVLTVLASIKAFF
- a CDS encoding alkaline phosphatase D family protein, translating into MTNERSLDELVRKFTQENLNKNVDRRSFLQGAGKVAGLSLGLAIANSMGGFKVEAAPVFKEYPFTLGVASGDPLSDSVVLWTRLAPDPLNGGGMASHIVPVQWELATDENFRNIIQRGTEHASPNLAHSVHVEVSGLKANTVYYYRFKSGNELSPVGRTKTLPAPGASVASMTFAFASCQQFEHGYYTAYKHMAKEDLDLVFHLGDYIYEYGTNEYLSPTGNVRAHQGDEIITIEDYRNRYAQYRSDEHLRAAHASFPWIVTWDDHEVENNYANVIPEKNQSVEEFIKRRAAAYQAYYEHMPLRKSSLPHDGGMQLYRDFSYGDLANFYVLDTRQYRDDQANGDGSKAHTAESLDPNRTLLGPEQEKWLLDNLGNSKSQWNVLAQQIFFAERKSGSSTAPKFSMDSWDGYPAARQHITNFVASRDINNIIVLTGDVHASWASNLTTDYNNPEAPILGAEFVGTSITSGGDGSDVRADTAKTLSDNPHIKFFNNYRGYVRCQVTPEQWRADYRVVPFVTKPGADISTRASFVFQKDQQGLKEVATTTVPMGVQMSSEVEEDRHRAHDRAHQKQMEKKRKREAVSN